One Pleurocapsa sp. PCC 7327 DNA segment encodes these proteins:
- a CDS encoding response regulator transcription factor, whose protein sequence is MNILIVEDEVEIAQLIQQTLERESFSCRLANNGLEALEIFQQQQPDLIILDLMLPGLDGLEVCTRIRQKPSKKDPYILMLTAKGEEIDRVIGLSTGADDYLVKPFSPRELVARVRALLRRSLRQVEQQPTQVYRTSHFIVDLDRHTASRRLNSEQEEPLDLTTLEFNLLATFISYPGRVWSRTQLIDKLWGNDFYGDERVVDTHIRRLRKKIEPDSANPTFIKTIVGLGYKFEDG, encoded by the coding sequence ATGAATATTTTGATTGTTGAAGATGAAGTGGAAATTGCCCAACTGATTCAACAAACTTTAGAAAGAGAATCGTTTTCATGCCGTCTTGCCAATAATGGACTAGAGGCATTGGAGATTTTCCAACAACAGCAACCCGACCTTATTATTCTCGACCTCATGCTTCCCGGTTTGGATGGGTTAGAGGTTTGTACGAGAATAAGACAAAAACCCAGTAAAAAAGACCCCTATATTTTGATGCTAACCGCCAAAGGAGAAGAGATCGATCGCGTCATCGGTCTTTCTACAGGAGCAGACGATTATTTAGTCAAACCTTTTAGCCCAAGAGAATTAGTCGCCAGAGTGAGGGCGCTATTGCGGCGCAGCTTGCGACAAGTCGAACAACAGCCAACTCAAGTTTATCGAACGTCACATTTTATCGTCGATTTAGATCGCCATACTGCCAGTCGCCGGTTGAACTCCGAACAAGAAGAACCCCTCGATCTGACTACCCTTGAATTTAATCTTCTTGCTACGTTTATCAGTTATCCGGGTCGAGTGTGGAGTCGCACGCAACTAATCGATAAATTATGGGGAAATGATTTTTATGGAGACGAACGAGTAGTCGATACTCATATCAGACGATTGCGGAAAAAAATCGAACCCGATTCCGCCAATCCAACTTTTATTAAAACCATTGTCGGTCTTGGTTATAAATTTGAAGATGGTTGA
- a CDS encoding metallophosphoesterase family protein gives MAAFLLLAAIAFIIVVSTRESPRMATSFFLSDPFLQMPTENSVRVVWFTDFEGSNHRVIYGNSLELSAEATTTKLSRVREDKNSKVTPGYTQTTKRDIWRHEVEVTGLTPNRRVPYQAISVRDNDGKTEEVKSDIFSLASTPKPGTPLKILLTSDHQLMPLTAANLQKVVETVGRVDAVFFAGDLVNIPDRASEWFDDSRGGAFFPCLQGRANYALEKNGVKTIYHGGELIQHAPLFPAIGNHEVMGRFSMETPLNDQFDDSFPRTQAEKYYQTTNPEIDSQAKENWIKNNSFNTDTYEEIFSLPQNSSGGKKYYAVTFGNIRLVVLYVTNMWRSPSLAPKDRGRYKESEQDLNNPQKWGYGQIIFEPIAKGSNQYRWLEEELQSQEFKQAKYKIVMFHHPVHTLGGNIVPPYTDPIPRLEYTSDGSLKSVRYDYPRKNDYIIRDLMPILESAGVQFVYYGHSHLWNRFVSSSGIHFLESSNVGNTYGAHIGENRRPIPTDNPNLDYVALGDPNGLEPVVPTIAPLLDENGRSLPYIASNDITVFSILDTSNGTVSSYYFDTRQPNSEVVKFDEFAIGLSVHR, from the coding sequence ATGGCTGCCTTTCTCCTACTCGCTGCCATTGCCTTCATAATAGTGGTGTCTACTAGAGAGTCTCCCAGAATGGCTACATCCTTTTTCCTAAGCGATCCCTTCCTGCAAATGCCAACTGAAAACTCGGTACGGGTTGTTTGGTTTACGGATTTTGAAGGTTCTAACCATCGAGTTATTTATGGAAACAGCCTCGAACTCTCGGCAGAAGCGACGACAACCAAGCTTAGCCGCGTTAGAGAAGATAAAAACTCAAAAGTCACCCCAGGCTATACGCAGACAACCAAGCGGGATATTTGGCGACACGAAGTCGAAGTGACAGGGTTAACGCCCAATCGACGAGTTCCTTATCAAGCTATCAGCGTGCGTGACAATGATGGGAAAACAGAAGAAGTTAAAAGCGATATTTTTAGCTTGGCATCTACTCCCAAACCAGGAACGCCTCTAAAAATTCTGCTGACTTCGGATCATCAACTGATGCCCCTCACCGCAGCGAATCTACAGAAAGTCGTGGAAACCGTCGGACGAGTGGATGCTGTCTTTTTTGCCGGCGATTTAGTCAATATTCCCGATCGCGCTTCTGAATGGTTTGATGATAGCAGGGGCGGTGCTTTTTTCCCTTGTCTTCAAGGTCGTGCCAATTATGCTTTAGAAAAAAATGGCGTTAAAACTATCTATCATGGCGGCGAATTAATTCAACATGCGCCTTTATTTCCCGCAATCGGCAATCATGAAGTAATGGGAAGATTTTCGATGGAAACACCATTAAACGATCAATTTGATGATTCTTTTCCTCGTACTCAAGCCGAAAAATATTATCAAACAACAAATCCAGAAATTGATTCTCAAGCAAAAGAAAATTGGATAAAAAATAATTCTTTTAATACAGATACCTACGAAGAAATTTTTTCTCTACCTCAAAATAGTTCGGGTGGAAAAAAATACTATGCCGTCACCTTTGGCAATATCCGTCTAGTTGTTTTATATGTGACGAATATGTGGCGATCTCCTAGTCTCGCTCCTAAAGATCGCGGTCGATATAAAGAAAGCGAACAGGACTTAAATAATCCACAAAAGTGGGGCTACGGGCAAATTATTTTTGAACCTATCGCCAAAGGAAGCAATCAATATCGTTGGCTAGAAGAAGAACTGCAAAGTCAAGAGTTTAAGCAGGCAAAATACAAAATTGTCATGTTCCATCATCCAGTTCATACTTTAGGAGGAAATATCGTTCCGCCTTACACAGATCCAATTCCTCGGCTTGAATATACATCGGATGGAAGCCTTAAATCGGTTCGTTATGATTATCCCCGAAAAAATGATTATATCATCCGCGATCTCATGCCGATTTTAGAATCGGCAGGCGTGCAATTCGTCTATTACGGACATTCTCATCTGTGGAATCGCTTTGTTAGTTCCAGCGGCATACATTTCTTAGAATCGTCTAATGTGGGCAATACTTACGGCGCTCATATCGGAGAAAATAGAAGACCGATTCCAACAGATAATCCTAACTTAGATTATGTAGCTCTTGGCGATCCAAATGGACTAGAACCCGTAGTTCCAACAATTGCGCCTTTGTTAGATGAAAATGGGCGATCGCTCCCTTATATTGCCAGTAATGACATTACTGTATTTAGTATTTTAGATACGAGTAATGGAACCGTCAGTAGCTATTATTTTGATACGCGCCAACCCAACTCCGAAGTCGTCAAGTTTGATGAATTTGCGATCGGGTTATCGGTTCATCGTTGA
- the rimK gene encoding 30S ribosomal protein S6--L-glutamate ligase: MKIAILSQDASLYSTRRLKEAGEAQGHDMRVINYLRCYMNITAHKPMVVYNGRPLENFDAIIPRIAASRTFYGTAVVRQFEVMGVFSANESQAISRSRDKLRCLQILAREGIGLPVTGFAHDTQDIDGLIKTVGGAPVVIKLLEGTQGIGVVLAETHQAAKSVIEAFRGLDANILVQEYIKEAASTDLRCFVVGGKVIAAMKREGAEGEFRSNLHRGGKAEKIKLTPEERSTAVRAAKAMGLSVAGVDLLRSDRGPVVIEVNSSPGLEGIETATGLDVAGKIIEFVAKKATNGAPRDRIQY; this comes from the coding sequence ATGAAAATTGCAATCCTATCCCAGGATGCCTCTCTCTACTCGACGCGACGACTTAAAGAAGCTGGAGAAGCCCAAGGGCACGACATGCGGGTGATTAATTACCTACGTTGCTATATGAACATTACCGCCCACAAACCGATGGTTGTTTACAATGGTCGGCCCTTGGAGAATTTTGATGCCATCATTCCGCGCATTGCTGCGTCGAGAACCTTTTATGGAACCGCTGTAGTGCGACAGTTCGAGGTGATGGGAGTTTTTAGTGCCAATGAATCCCAAGCAATTTCGCGATCGCGCGATAAACTTCGTTGCTTGCAAATTCTGGCTCGCGAAGGAATTGGCTTACCCGTGACGGGATTTGCCCACGACACCCAAGATATTGATGGTTTAATCAAAACCGTTGGCGGTGCGCCCGTGGTGATTAAACTCCTAGAAGGAACACAGGGGATTGGGGTAGTTCTCGCCGAAACCCATCAAGCGGCAAAGTCGGTTATCGAAGCCTTTCGCGGGTTGGATGCCAATATTTTAGTTCAGGAGTACATCAAAGAAGCTGCAAGTACCGATCTTCGCTGTTTTGTGGTCGGGGGTAAAGTTATTGCTGCCATGAAACGCGAGGGAGCAGAAGGCGAATTTCGCTCTAACCTGCATAGAGGCGGCAAAGCCGAGAAAATTAAATTAACCCCAGAAGAACGCAGTACCGCAGTTCGAGCAGCCAAAGCGATGGGATTGAGCGTTGCAGGGGTAGATTTGCTCCGTTCCGATCGCGGTCCGGTGGTAATCGAAGTGAATTCTTCGCCGGGATTGGAAGGAATTGAAACAGCAACGGGATTAGACGTAGCGGGAAAAATTATTGAATTTGTGGCCAAAAAAGCGACTAACGGAGCGCCGCGCGATCGCATTCAATATTAA
- a CDS encoding succinylglutamate desuccinylase/aspartoacylase family protein gives MEIAGETIPPGKRQRLEIPVTHLPTQTPISLPVIVVNGKKAGPRLWLSAAIHGDEINGVEIIRQVLEKIKPKKLCGALVAVPIVNVFGFLEQSRYLPDRRDLNRSFPGSPNGSLAARLAHLFMTEIVKRCTHGIDLHTAAIPRINLPQIRTNLEDEETYRFAKAFGAPLLIHATTRDGSLRHAAKQQGIPILLYEAGEALRFDEQAIQIGTNGILRVMDYLGMYPLPFPTTEVASVEVSQTKWVRASRSGILHLAVKLGEQVEKKQSLGIITDAFGETNTKVRAPKKGMVIGHTQNPLVNQGDGIVHLALI, from the coding sequence ATGGAAATTGCTGGAGAAACGATTCCGCCTGGGAAACGACAGCGACTAGAAATTCCGGTGACGCATTTACCCACCCAAACCCCTATTTCTCTACCCGTCATTGTCGTCAATGGCAAAAAAGCCGGACCGAGATTGTGGTTGAGTGCTGCCATTCACGGAGATGAAATCAATGGCGTAGAAATCATCCGGCAGGTGTTGGAGAAGATAAAACCGAAAAAGTTGTGCGGGGCGTTAGTTGCAGTTCCTATCGTCAACGTATTTGGCTTTCTCGAACAATCTCGCTACTTGCCCGATCGCAGAGACCTAAATCGCTCTTTTCCCGGTTCTCCGAATGGTTCTTTAGCCGCCCGTTTGGCACATTTATTCATGACGGAAATTGTCAAACGCTGTACCCACGGCATCGATCTCCATACGGCTGCTATCCCTCGCATCAATCTCCCTCAAATTCGTACTAATTTGGAGGACGAAGAAACCTATCGTTTTGCTAAAGCGTTTGGTGCCCCTCTTCTCATTCACGCCACCACGCGGGATGGCTCATTGCGTCACGCAGCCAAGCAACAAGGAATTCCCATTTTACTTTACGAAGCAGGAGAAGCCCTGCGCTTTGACGAGCAAGCGATTCAAATTGGCACGAATGGAATTTTACGAGTAATGGACTATTTGGGCATGTATCCTTTACCCTTTCCGACGACGGAGGTAGCATCGGTAGAAGTTTCTCAAACTAAGTGGGTGAGAGCATCTCGCAGTGGCATCTTGCACTTAGCCGTTAAGTTAGGGGAACAAGTTGAGAAAAAGCAGTCCTTGGGAATCATTACCGATGCGTTTGGCGAAACTAACACGAAAGTTCGCGCCCCAAAAAAGGGCATGGTCATCGGACATACCCAAAATCCTCTCGTCAACCAAGGCGATGGCATCGTGCATTTAGCCTTAATCTAG
- a CDS encoding cell wall metabolism sensor histidine kinase WalK translates to MAKFSLGTRLFFSHLLVMIVGLGSFIAIAKLSSPQMFVIRLEQLERRGFFTIRSARTYLVEGFKTAWDSSAIWSVVAGATTAGGLSYWVSKRVTKPVKQMKEITQKFAAGDLKERMPGSEIPELNQLAQSFNRMASSLEDVEKRRRELISDLTHELRTPLTVVRGYLEELADGAIAPSSELYLRLVRETRRLERLTSDLQELSKAEAGYLSINPQKIHLYPILKSLLEKFANQLLEEGPVLRLDCPVDLPPVLADLDRTEQILVNLLGNALRYTEKGSIVLRAWRDKNWVWIAVTDTGIGIAPEDLPYIFERFWRADKSRASYSGGTGIGLAIARRLVELQGGKIEVESEFGKGSTFRFSLPIA, encoded by the coding sequence TTGGCTAAGTTTAGTTTGGGAACGCGCTTATTTTTCTCCCACTTGTTGGTGATGATTGTGGGTTTGGGAAGTTTTATCGCGATCGCGAAACTTTCTTCTCCGCAAATGTTTGTTATTCGTTTAGAACAGTTGGAGAGAAGAGGATTTTTTACTATTCGTTCGGCGCGGACTTACTTAGTTGAAGGCTTTAAAACCGCTTGGGATAGTAGTGCGATTTGGTCGGTTGTCGCTGGGGCAACGACAGCAGGAGGATTGAGTTATTGGGTATCGAAGCGAGTGACCAAACCCGTCAAGCAAATGAAAGAAATTACCCAAAAATTTGCGGCAGGGGATTTAAAAGAAAGGATGCCAGGCAGTGAAATTCCCGAATTAAATCAACTGGCGCAGAGTTTCAATCGCATGGCAAGTAGCCTAGAAGATGTCGAAAAACGACGGCGAGAATTAATTAGCGATCTGACTCACGAACTGCGAACGCCTTTAACAGTAGTCCGGGGTTATTTAGAAGAATTAGCAGATGGCGCGATCGCACCTTCATCGGAATTATATCTACGCTTGGTAAGAGAAACTCGACGTTTAGAACGATTGACCAGCGATCTACAAGAACTTTCTAAAGCCGAAGCGGGATATTTATCGATTAATCCCCAAAAAATTCATTTATATCCAATTTTAAAGTCATTACTAGAAAAATTTGCCAATCAATTATTGGAAGAAGGTCCCGTATTACGATTAGATTGTCCGGTCGATCTGCCACCTGTCTTAGCCGATCTCGATCGCACCGAACAAATATTAGTCAATTTACTAGGTAATGCCCTGCGCTACACCGAGAAAGGCTCGATCGTACTTCGCGCTTGGCGAGATAAAAATTGGGTTTGGATAGCAGTTACCGATACGGGAATCGGCATTGCACCGGAAGATTTACCTTATATTTTCGAGCGTTTTTGGCGTGCCGATAAATCCCGCGCCAGCTACTCCGGCGGAACCGGAATCGGACTTGCGATCGCGCGTCGTTTAGTCGAACTTCAAGGCGGTAAAATCGAAGTCGAAAGCGAGTTTGGCAAAGGAAGTACGTTTCGCTTTTCGCTTCCGATTGCTTGA
- a CDS encoding CmpA/NrtA family ABC transporter substrate-binding protein, producing the protein MSDFSKFSRRKFISVAVASGAGAVLLKGCVGNPPDTASKPAQEAAPVSLTPETTPETTKIKLGFIPIVEAAPLIIAKEKGFFAKYGMTEVEVSKQANWGAARDNVEIGSAAGGIDGGQWQMPMPYLISEGLITKNNVKIPMYVLAQLNTQGNGIAIANKHQGKGIGLDLKGAKNYIIGLKQAGTPFKAAQTFPKVNQDFWIRYWFAAAGIDPDKDVNILTVPAAQTVANMKTGTMDGFSTGDPWPYRIVADNIGFMAALTSEIWPFHPEEYLAIRKDWVDKNPKATKALLKGIMDAQQWCDKTENKQEMAKILSAAGYFNVPVAVLQEPLTVGYKMGDGKADIKDIAKQGVLYWKDPRGSVSYPYKSHDLWFLTESVRWGFLPKDTLTNAKALIDRVNREDLWKEAAKEAGIAEADIPSSTSRGVEKFFDGKEFDPENPQAYLDSLEIKKA; encoded by the coding sequence ATGTCTGATTTTTCTAAATTTTCTCGCCGTAAATTTATCTCTGTAGCCGTTGCATCGGGTGCAGGTGCAGTTTTGCTTAAAGGTTGCGTAGGAAATCCGCCAGATACTGCCTCTAAACCAGCCCAAGAGGCTGCACCTGTTAGTCTAACGCCGGAAACAACGCCCGAAACCACCAAAATTAAACTAGGATTTATTCCAATCGTAGAAGCAGCCCCACTCATTATAGCGAAGGAAAAAGGCTTCTTTGCCAAATATGGCATGACCGAAGTCGAGGTATCCAAGCAAGCTAACTGGGGAGCAGCTAGAGACAACGTAGAGATTGGTTCGGCGGCTGGCGGGATTGACGGTGGTCAGTGGCAGATGCCTATGCCCTATTTAATTTCTGAAGGGTTAATCACTAAAAATAATGTGAAAATCCCCATGTATGTGTTGGCGCAGTTGAATACGCAGGGCAATGGAATCGCGATCGCCAACAAGCACCAAGGCAAAGGAATTGGACTCGATCTCAAAGGAGCGAAAAACTATATTATCGGTCTCAAGCAAGCAGGTACTCCCTTCAAAGCTGCCCAGACCTTTCCAAAAGTCAATCAGGACTTTTGGATTCGCTACTGGTTTGCCGCAGCAGGGATCGATCCAGATAAGGATGTTAACATCCTTACCGTACCAGCTGCGCAAACGGTTGCCAACATGAAAACTGGAACCATGGATGGCTTCAGTACGGGCGACCCTTGGCCCTACCGGATTGTTGCCGACAATATCGGCTTCATGGCAGCTTTAACGTCTGAAATTTGGCCTTTCCATCCAGAGGAATATTTAGCCATCCGAAAAGATTGGGTAGACAAGAACCCCAAAGCTACCAAAGCTCTTTTAAAAGGAATTATGGACGCACAGCAGTGGTGCGACAAGACTGAAAACAAGCAAGAAATGGCAAAAATCCTGTCTGCCGCTGGCTATTTTAACGTACCTGTAGCCGTTCTCCAAGAGCCATTGACAGTCGGCTACAAGATGGGCGATGGCAAAGCAGATATCAAGGATATCGCCAAGCAAGGCGTGCTGTACTGGAAAGATCCTAGGGGTAGCGTCTCTTATCCCTACAAGAGCCACGATCTCTGGTTCCTGACAGAAAGCGTTCGTTGGGGCTTCCTACCCAAAGATACCTTAACCAATGCCAAAGCGCTAATCGATAGAGTAAATCGCGAAGATCTTTGGAAAGAAGCGGCTAAGGAAGCAGGAATCGCCGAAGCGGATATTCCTTCTAGCACTTCTAGAGGAGTAGAAAAGTTTTTTGATGGCAAAGAATTTGACCCGGAAAACCCACAAGCTTATTTAGATAGTTTGGAAATCAAGAAAGCATAA
- the ntrB gene encoding nitrate ABC transporter permease has protein sequence MTATLRSRNGSAENPVSEFWKKYSKDFLPAVIGIVVFLVVWQLSSAIGLIKLPGPIEVVTNERTSTYLFYPFFDRGGTDKGLFWQTLESLKRVLIGYSLAALVGISVGILIGVSPMINKALDPLFQFLRTVPPLAWVPLSLAALQQNQPAALFVIFITAVWPILINTAVGVQQIPQDYINVRQVLQLSNRKFFFKILIPSALPYIFTGLRIAIGLAWLAIIAAEIVMSGIVGIGFFIWDAYQNNYISDIILALVYIGAVGLILDRLVAWIQTLIVPGE, from the coding sequence ATGACCGCAACTTTAAGAAGTCGTAATGGTTCGGCCGAAAACCCCGTCAGCGAATTCTGGAAAAAATATTCTAAGGATTTTCTTCCCGCTGTTATAGGAATTGTGGTGTTCTTAGTCGTATGGCAATTGTCTTCGGCAATCGGGCTGATTAAGCTGCCAGGTCCGATAGAGGTCGTTACAAACGAGCGAACTAGCACTTATTTGTTCTATCCTTTCTTCGATCGCGGCGGAACTGACAAAGGCTTATTTTGGCAGACACTAGAAAGTTTAAAGCGAGTCTTAATCGGCTATTCGCTAGCAGCCTTAGTTGGCATTAGTGTTGGCATCTTAATCGGGGTGAGTCCAATGATTAACAAAGCTCTAGATCCCCTCTTCCAGTTCCTGCGAACCGTACCGCCTTTGGCTTGGGTTCCCCTTTCTCTGGCTGCTTTGCAACAGAACCAACCCGCAGCCCTATTCGTAATCTTTATCACCGCAGTTTGGCCGATTCTCATTAACACGGCAGTAGGCGTTCAGCAGATCCCGCAAGACTATATCAACGTCAGACAAGTTCTACAGCTCTCCAATCGGAAATTCTTTTTCAAAATCCTCATTCCTTCTGCACTGCCCTATATCTTCACCGGATTGAGAATTGCAATTGGTTTGGCTTGGCTGGCTATTATCGCTGCGGAAATCGTCATGTCCGGGATTGTAGGAATTGGCTTCTTTATCTGGGATGCCTATCAAAATAACTACATCAGCGACATTATTTTGGCGCTCGTCTATATCGGTGCGGTTGGGTTGATTCTCGATCGTTTAGTTGCTTGGATACAAACCCTCATCGTTCCAGGCGAATAA
- a CDS encoding DUF2555 domain-containing protein produces the protein MTATSLTEQEIAALTPEDVAHLAARLERDDYNNPFEALQDWHLLRAIAFQRQELIEPYLHLLDIEAYDEA, from the coding sequence ATGACGGCTACGAGTTTAACTGAACAAGAAATTGCCGCGTTAACGCCAGAGGATGTTGCTCATTTAGCTGCGCGCTTGGAACGAGACGATTACAATAATCCTTTTGAAGCTTTGCAGGATTGGCATTTGCTGCGGGCGATCGCGTTTCAGCGTCAAGAATTAATCGAACCCTATCTCCACTTGCTCGATATCGAAGCCTACGATGAGGCATAG
- a CDS encoding nitrate ABC transporter ATP-binding protein (This model describes the ATP binding subunits of ATP-binding cassette (ABC) transporters for nitrate transport, or for bicarbonate transport, in bacteria and archaea.), with product MGVFVAVDNIDKVFNLTGGGQYVALKGINLQIKKGEFVSLIGHSGCGKSTLLNMIAGLDLPSEGVVSLEGQRIKKPGPDRMVVFQNYSLLPWLTVRQNISLAVDEVMVGAPASERRQVVDEYIDMVGLRHAVDKLPKQLSGGMKQRVAIARALSIRPKLLLLDEPFGALDALTRGSLQEQLMKLCDEYHITSVMVTHDVDEAVLLSDRIVMLTNGPASKIGGILEVDLPRPRKRMEVVNHPSYYSLRSEIIYFLNQQKRIKKIRAQKTAVVARHGLEKINLEIGFVPLTACAPLVVAKEKGFFIKHGLDEVNLVRETSWRGIVDGVIGGYLDGAQMPAGMPTWLTAGGHDETPIPIVSALTMTRNGNAITLGKKFYEQGVTNAKEFKQKLLALDGEPHTLGVVHPSSMHNILLRYWLAAGGIDPDRDVSIKTIPPAQMVADLKAGTIDGYCVGDPWNLRAAMEGVGFTVASDLEIWLGHPGKVLGVKEDWANTYPNTHVALVKAILEGCRYCADPANHEEIRQMLADRKYLSTRIEYIQLGDPNANTCSLDKPMYEYGHLLFFGDGVNRPSRTEHLWMMTQLARWGDIPLPRNWLEILERVCRVSVFSTASRELGLSDIKYRREPIKLFDGIEFDAEDPLGYLNKLEIKRNVTMAEVHLNAPKAIAA from the coding sequence ATGGGCGTTTTTGTAGCAGTTGACAACATTGACAAAGTTTTTAACCTTACCGGAGGCGGACAGTACGTTGCCCTCAAAGGAATCAATCTACAGATTAAAAAAGGCGAATTTGTTTCTCTCATCGGTCACTCCGGTTGCGGGAAATCCACACTACTAAACATGATTGCCGGACTGGATTTGCCCAGCGAGGGAGTCGTCTCCCTAGAAGGGCAACGCATCAAGAAACCAGGACCCGATCGCATGGTCGTGTTCCAAAATTATTCTCTCCTACCTTGGCTGACAGTCAGACAAAACATTAGTTTGGCAGTCGATGAGGTAATGGTGGGTGCGCCTGCATCCGAACGCCGCCAAGTCGTAGATGAGTATATCGATATGGTCGGTTTGCGCCATGCCGTCGATAAGCTGCCCAAACAGCTATCGGGGGGGATGAAACAACGGGTTGCGATCGCCCGCGCCCTCTCCATTCGTCCCAAATTGCTCTTGCTCGACGAACCTTTTGGCGCACTAGATGCCCTCACCAGGGGAAGTTTGCAAGAGCAGTTAATGAAGCTGTGCGACGAATATCATATTACCTCCGTCATGGTCACTCACGACGTAGACGAAGCCGTGCTTTTGTCTGACCGAATCGTGATGCTCACCAACGGACCCGCTTCCAAAATCGGGGGAATTTTAGAAGTAGACCTTCCTCGCCCTCGCAAACGCATGGAAGTCGTCAACCACCCCAGTTACTACAGCTTGCGGAGCGAAATTATTTACTTTCTCAACCAACAAAAACGCATCAAGAAAATCCGGGCGCAGAAAACCGCCGTCGTTGCCCGTCATGGCTTAGAGAAAATCAACCTAGAAATTGGTTTCGTTCCTCTCACTGCCTGCGCTCCCCTCGTTGTTGCCAAAGAAAAAGGCTTTTTCATCAAGCATGGGTTAGACGAAGTTAACTTGGTGCGAGAAACCAGTTGGCGCGGGATTGTCGATGGAGTCATTGGCGGTTATTTAGATGGGGCACAGATGCCCGCCGGCATGCCGACTTGGTTAACCGCAGGCGGTCATGATGAGACCCCCATCCCCATCGTGTCCGCCTTAACCATGACCCGCAACGGCAATGCGATTACGCTAGGGAAAAAGTTTTACGAACAGGGAGTGACCAACGCTAAAGAATTCAAACAGAAGCTATTGGCGTTGGATGGAGAACCCCATACCCTTGGCGTGGTACACCCTTCTTCCATGCACAACATTTTATTGCGCTACTGGTTAGCAGCGGGCGGGATCGATCCCGATCGCGATGTTTCCATCAAGACCATTCCTCCCGCTCAAATGGTAGCCGATCTCAAGGCAGGCACGATCGACGGTTACTGCGTCGGCGACCCTTGGAACCTACGCGCTGCCATGGAAGGAGTTGGCTTCACCGTCGCCAGCGACTTAGAAATTTGGCTGGGACACCCCGGCAAAGTTTTGGGAGTTAAAGAAGACTGGGCTAATACCTATCCCAATACCCATGTCGCTCTAGTAAAGGCTATTTTGGAGGGCTGTCGCTACTGTGCCGATCCTGCCAACCACGAAGAAATTCGCCAAATGCTTGCCGATCGCAAGTATCTTAGCACCAGGATTGAATACATTCAATTAGGCGACCCCAATGCTAACACTTGTAGCTTGGATAAACCCATGTACGAATACGGGCACCTTCTCTTCTTCGGCGATGGGGTCAATCGTCCCAGTCGCACGGAACACCTCTGGATGATGACGCAACTAGCGCGTTGGGGAGATATTCCTTTGCCGCGTAACTGGCTAGAAATTCTAGAAAGAGTTTGCCGCGTGAGCGTGTTTAGTACTGCATCTAGAGAACTGGGCTTGAGTGACATCAAATATCGCCGCGAACCAATTAAGTTGTTTGATGGCATTGAATTCGATGCTGAAGATCCGCTAGGCTATCTCAATAAATTAGAGATCAAGCGCAACGTCACGATGGCAGAAGTTCATCTAAATGCACCGAAAGCGATAGCTGCTTAA